In Mycolicibacterium lutetiense, the sequence AGAAGAAGCCACCGATCAGACCGATCGTGATCACGGCGCCGTTGAGCATGAAGGCCACGAATGTCGAGGCGACTACCCGGGGAACGACCAGCCGTTCGATCGGGTCGATGCCCAGCACCTCGAGCGCGTCGATCTCCTCGCGCACGGTACGCGCGCCGAGGTCTGCGCAAATCGCAGTCGATCCGGCACCAGCTACCACGAGCACCGTCACCAGAGGACCTAGCTGCGTGACCGCGCCGAGGGCCGCACCCGCGCCGGACACATCGGCCGCGCCGAATTCCGCCAACAGGATGTTCAGCGTGAAGATGATGAGAACGGTCAGTGGGATCGATACCGCGAGGGTGGGCAGGAACGCCACTCGAACCAGAAACCAGCTCTGCAGGACGAACTCTTTCCACTGGAAAGGCCGTGTGAGAAAGGCCTTTCCAGTGAGCACAGTCATCTTG encodes:
- a CDS encoding MlaE family ABC transporter permease, with product MTAPADGLVGYVRGQLEKPLAMVGGFFKMTVLTGKAFLTRPFQWKEFVLQSWFLVRVAFLPTLAVSIPLTVLIIFTLNILLAEFGAADVSGAGAALGAVTQLGPLVTVLVVAGAGSTAICADLGARTVREEIDALEVLGIDPIERLVVPRVVASTFVAFMLNGAVITIGLIGGFFFGVYVQNVSAGAYVSTLTLLTGFPEVMISVIKATLFGLIAGLVGCYRGLTVAGGSKGVGTAVNETLVLCVVALFAVNVVLTTIGVRFGTGG